The Camelina sativa cultivar DH55 chromosome 14, Cs, whole genome shotgun sequence genome includes a window with the following:
- the LOC104738971 gene encoding uncharacterized protein LOC104738971 translates to MSQDVISSHEQLSMDEITSPLTAQIFDFCDSQLFQETFNQTSEVTSASNGCGYVENNSNNFPDKSNSGSNQDHEDNNDNADLSIIFDSQDDFDNDITASIDFSSSIQFPVSDQLQEQFDFTGIQLHQPPNTLYSSSSGELLPPPLSAFEEDCLSSVPSYNLGSINPSSPTCSFLGNSGLQAYMAVTGIVSFTLKVXFYSGSIHLGSDFKPSHDQLMEIQADNGGMFCPDPIKPIFNPGDHPLQGLEGGENQNHMVAPPVLPQLGTEITGLDDPNFNKVGKLSAEQRKEKIHRYMKKRNERNFSKKIKYACRKTLADSRPRVRGRFAKNDEFGEPNRQACSGHHEEDDDDVGVKEEEQLVDSSDIFSHISGVNSFKCSYPIQSWI, encoded by the exons ATGTCGCAGGACGTCATTTCGTCTCACGAGCAGCTTTCGATG GATGAGATCACAAGCCCTCTCACCGcacaaatctttgatttttgcGATTCACAATTGTTTCAAGAAACCTTCAATCAAACTTCTGAAGTGACCTCTGCTTCAAACGGTTGCGGCTATGTCgaaaacaacagcaacaacttTCCTGACAAATCCAACAGTGGTTCGAATCAAGATCACGAAGACAACAACGACAACGCGGATTTATCCATCATATTTGACTCACAAGACGATTTCGATAACGACATCACAGCTTCCATCGACTTCTCTTCATCCATCCAGTTCCCAGTCTCCGATCAACTCCAAGAGCAGTTTGATTTCACCGGGATTCAACTTCACCAGCCTCCGAATACTCTCTACTCTTCCTCCTCCGGTGAACTTCTGCCTCCGCCTTTATCAGCTTTCGAAGAAGATTGTCTTTCTTCTGTCCCAAGTTACAATCTTGGCTCCATAAACCCTTCTTCTCCTACGTGCTCTTTTTTGGGTAATTCCGGTTTACAAGCTTACATGGCCGTAACCGGGA ttgtttcttttactttgaAGGTGANGTTTTACTCTGGAAGTATCCATCTCGGTTCTGATTTTAAACCATCACATGACCAATTGATGGAAATCCAGGCTGATAATGGTGGAATGTTCTGTCCAGATCCAATCAAACCCATCTTCAATCCAGGAGATCATCCTCTCCAG GGACTTGAGGGTGGAGAGAACCAGAACCACATGGTGGCACCGCCGGTTCTTCCGCAGTTAGGGACGGAGATAACCGGTTTAGACGACCCGAATTTCAACAAAGTCGGGAAGCTCTCAGCGGAGCAGAGGAAAGAGAAGATTCATAGGTAcatgaagaagagaaacgagAGGAACTTCAGCAAGAAAATCAAG TATGCATGTAGGAAGACATTGGCAGATAGTCGTCCAAGAGTTAGAGGAAGATTTgcaaaaaatgatgaatttggTGAACCAAATAGACAAGCTTGTTCAGGCCAtcatgaagaagacgatgatgat GTGGGGgtaaaggaagaagaacaatTAGTTGATTCTTCGGACATATTTTCACACATAAGTGGTGTGAACTCTTTCAAGTGCAGTTATCCAATTCAGTCTTGGATTTGA